One Molothrus aeneus isolate 106 chromosome 6, BPBGC_Maene_1.0, whole genome shotgun sequence genomic window carries:
- the GPR68 gene encoding ovarian cancer G-protein coupled receptor 1 has product MVNFTENVTEKCNINHEIHETLSPVVYIFVFILGLPANCLSLYYGYLQIKAKNELGIYLCNLTIADLLYIFSLPFWLQYALQHDNWTYDELLCKVCGIILYENIYISVGFLCCISIDRYLAVVHPFRFQRFRTMRAAAIVSSIIWAKEIITCCFVFTHGEISMDAESHLVCFEHYPIKKWEHNVNYYRFSAGFLFPFFLLAFSYCGILRVVHKSPGTQKKKKIQIKRLVSSTVFIFLVCFGPYHILLVVRSLLENNCSFAEKIFNVYHISLLLTTFNCVADPVLYCFSSESTYQNFVKMRDSCLTCLGHLSTETKESYPLNTTDTPNRKQHEQQPELLQIPLDGAGMKDCFTTNADSL; this is encoded by the coding sequence ATGGTGAATTTCACAGAGAATGTGACTGAGAAGTGCAATATTAATCATGAAATCCACGAGACATTATCCCCTGTGGTGTACATATTTGTGTTCATATTAGGCTTGCCAGCTAACTGCCTGTCCCTGTACTATGGCTATTTACAGATCAAGGCTAAAAATGAATTAGGTATCTACCTTTGCAATTTGACTATAGCAGACCTGCTGTAcatattttctttgcctttttggCTACAGTATGCTTTACAGCATGACAACTGGACCTACGATGAGCTGCTGTGCAAGGTGTGTGGCATCATCCTGTACGAGAACATCTACATCAGCGTGGGCTTCCTGTGCTGCATCTCCATCGACCGCTACCTGGCCGTGGTGCACCCCTTCCGCTTCCAGCGCTTTCGCACCATGAGGGCTGCTGCCATCGTCAGCAGCATCATCTGGGCCAAAGAAATCATCACATGCTGCTTTGTCTTCACACACGGAGAGATCAGCATGGATGCTGAGAGCCACTTGGTGTGCTTTGAGCATTACCCCATCAAGAAATGGGAGCACAATGTCAATTACTACCGCTTCTCTGCTggcttccttttccccttctttctgcTGGCCTTCTCCTACTGTGGGATTTTACGAGTTGTCCACAAGAGTCCTGGCAcccaaaagaagaagaaaatccaaattAAAAGACTGGTATCAAGcactgttttcatatttttagtCTGCTTTGGACCATACCACATCCTACTTGTAGTTCGTAGCTTGTTGGAGAACAACTGCTCATTTgctgagaaaatatttaatgtttacCATATTTCTCTCCTGTTAACCACTTTTAACTGTGTTGCTGACCCAGTATTGTACTGTTTTTCCAGTGAAAGCACTTACCAGAACTTTGTCAAGATGAGAGACTCTTGTCTAACATGTTTAGGCCATCTGAGTACTGAGACGAAGGAATCCTATCCACTAAACACTACTGACACTCCCAACAGAAAACAGCATGAACAACAACCAGAGTTACTACAAATACCACTTGATGGTGCTGGGATGAAGGACTGCTTCACAACTAATGCAGACAGCCTATAG